The Acidimicrobiales bacterium genome includes a window with the following:
- a CDS encoding SDR family NAD(P)-dependent oxidoreductase: protein MGRLDGKVVIVTGAGQGIGAGIALAAAAEGASVVVAGRTLEKVERTAAE, encoded by the coding sequence ATGGGCCGGCTTGATGGCAAGGTCGTGATCGTGACCGGCGCCGGTCAGGGTATCGGCGCCGGGATCGCTCTCGCGGCCGCCGCTGAAGGTGCGTCGGTCGTCGTCGCCGGCCGAACCCTGGAGAAGGTCGAGCGGACCGCCGCCGAG